One region of Thiorhodovibrio frisius genomic DNA includes:
- a CDS encoding HyaD/HybD family hydrogenase maturation endopeptidase, whose product MTPDAPHNDRVLILGIGNILWADEGFGVRCVETLGARHSFDDRVRLLDGGTQGIYLVNQLEDVDHLIIFDAIDYGLPPGSLKIVRDREVPQFLGAKKMSLHQVGFQEVLAMADLLGQLPANLLLIGVQPEQLDDYGGSLSPAVKSMIEPALSEALGYLADSGIHPLENHLASAEIMDAHPHAALRLGDYEHGRPSQAAAWRHGDARFLTPSV is encoded by the coding sequence ATGACGCCTGACGCACCCCACAACGACCGCGTGCTAATCCTCGGCATCGGCAATATTTTATGGGCCGATGAAGGCTTCGGCGTGCGCTGTGTCGAGACCCTGGGCGCCCGCCACAGCTTCGATGATCGGGTGCGGCTGCTCGACGGCGGCACCCAGGGCATCTATCTGGTCAACCAGCTTGAGGATGTCGATCATCTGATCATCTTCGACGCCATCGACTACGGCCTGCCGCCGGGGTCGCTCAAAATCGTCCGTGATCGGGAAGTGCCCCAGTTTCTCGGTGCCAAGAAAATGAGCCTGCATCAGGTCGGCTTTCAGGAGGTGCTGGCCATGGCTGATCTGCTCGGCCAGCTCCCGGCCAATCTGCTGCTGATCGGCGTGCAGCCCGAACAACTCGATGACTATGGCGGCAGCCTCAGCCCCGCCGTCAAGTCCATGATCGAACCCGCGCTGAGCGAGGCACTTGGCTATCTGGCAGACTCTGGCATTCATCCGCTTGAGAACCATTTGGCCAGTGCCGAGATCATGGACGCACATCCGCACGCGGCGCTGCGTCTCGGCGACTACGAACATGGACGCCCGTCGCAGGCAGCCGCCTGGCGTCATGGCGATGCGCGTTTCTTGACTCCTTCTGTGTGA
- a CDS encoding HupH hydrogenase expression protein yields the protein MTRNPQTPLNLDIADCPQAIEMLERVRTGLEQGIAGQSTEPLSLQSLSDDARALVLEALGEGEIRAELDAHKGHPQAILYETQLTGVWRWQLLDQAAQVLEDSLEAGDCPQLMRHRPFHAARARIGRPQDSADNLMDGVAVLAELEAHLEQHFDAEPEGQRETTVRNTSATSPAAPYRLNLSMMPQSPAALELIDQRLGRGPARMTNSGYGSCQIEATSVRCIWRLKHFDDSGRLLLDSLEICLVPTAVLATAEDLADSHARLGELLATIDSGAC from the coding sequence ATGACCCGCAATCCGCAAACACCCCTAAACCTGGATATTGCCGACTGCCCGCAAGCCATTGAGATGCTCGAACGGGTGCGCACCGGGCTTGAGCAAGGCATCGCCGGGCAGAGCACCGAGCCCTTATCGCTGCAATCGCTGAGCGATGACGCCCGGGCACTGGTGTTGGAAGCGCTCGGCGAGGGGGAGATTCGCGCCGAGTTGGATGCCCACAAGGGACACCCTCAGGCCATCCTTTACGAAACTCAGCTTACCGGCGTTTGGCGCTGGCAGTTGCTGGATCAGGCAGCGCAAGTGCTGGAGGATTCGCTGGAAGCCGGCGACTGCCCGCAACTCATGCGCCACCGCCCCTTTCATGCGGCCAGAGCCCGCATTGGCCGGCCGCAGGATTCTGCCGATAATCTGATGGATGGGGTTGCGGTGCTCGCCGAGCTTGAGGCTCATCTCGAGCAGCATTTTGACGCCGAGCCAGAGGGCCAGCGCGAAACGACAGTGCGGAACACCAGCGCCACCAGCCCGGCTGCACCATACCGGCTTAACCTGAGCATGATGCCGCAAAGCCCCGCCGCGCTGGAGCTGATCGATCAGCGTCTAGGTCGCGGGCCAGCCCGGATGACCAACAGCGGCTATGGTTCCTGCCAGATCGAAGCCACCTCGGTGCGCTGCATCTGGCGCCTCAAGCATTTCGACGACTCCGGCCGCCTGCTGCTCGACAGCCTGGAAATTTGCCTGGTGCCAACCGCCGTGCTTGCCACGGCCGAGGATCTCGCCGACAGCCACGCACGACTCGGCGAGTTGCTCGCGACCATCGATAGCGGCGCCTGCTAA
- a CDS encoding inner membrane CreD family protein: MVALLGALSSWERYILQRSGELETTHGKSGLGIILALTLGLMVPLGMVSQLIHERAARQDAVVNEIAASSAGAQRLIGPILVLPYQEEYAEDYWEKETIDGELKRVCRTRQVRLDGRALIMPATDQMQFDGTTSVVGLTGMRWRKASLEPG; the protein is encoded by the coding sequence ATGGTTGCGCTCCTTGGGGCATTGTCGTCCTGGGAAAGGTATATCTTACAGCGATCCGGGGAGCTAGAGACAACGCACGGAAAATCAGGGCTGGGGATCATTCTCGCGCTCACGCTGGGGCTGATGGTCCCGCTCGGCATGGTCAGCCAACTCATTCATGAACGCGCCGCGCGCCAAGATGCCGTGGTCAATGAAATCGCCGCCAGTTCCGCCGGGGCGCAGCGGCTGATCGGCCCCATTCTGGTTTTGCCCTACCAGGAGGAGTACGCAGAGGACTACTGGGAGAAGGAAACCATCGACGGCGAGCTCAAGCGCGTGTGCCGCACCCGCCAGGTTCGCCTCGACGGCCGCGCCCTGATCATGCCAGCCACTGACCAGATGCAGTTCGACGGCACCACCTCGGTTGTCGGCTTGACTGGTATGCGCTGGAGAAAGGCGTCGCTTGAGCCAGGGTAG